In Blattabacterium cuenoti, a single window of DNA contains:
- a CDS encoding flavodoxin domain-containing protein encodes MKKYHGIIVKNKLISNFNKEIYHVEILMSSNKDKDDNYQDINYVTGDSIAIIAENPLDEVYKILTLINKKNFLTKYKKQQIFNLLKTRVNIFCLSNKMLERYSSFFKKSIDNNRIWNFIDLIKEYPMVINNESSIDNVFQIMDPIKPRLYSICSYPKVHNDKIHITVLRNHFITKLNGKIQYGLCSNFISQLKYGDAVYFYICKNYLLKLPESNKDIILIGTGTGIAPFRSFLYEREFIEANGKTWLFFGNQSIQKDFLYKKEIYHWKMNGILTRLSLAFSRDQKTKVYIHHKIWKNRIDFFHWMNQGAYIFICGKKNPMSIEVDNIISMVIQKVGRISPEKFIKKMKLEKRYLKSVY; translated from the coding sequence ATGAAAAAATATCATGGTATTATTGTAAAAAATAAATTAATAAGTAATTTTAATAAGGAAATTTATCATGTAGAAATATTAATGTCATCTAACAAGGATAAGGATGATAATTATCAAGACATAAATTATGTTACAGGAGATTCAATAGCAATAATAGCAGAAAATCCTTTAGATGAAGTATATAAAATTCTTACTTTGATAAATAAAAAAAATTTTTTAACAAAATATAAAAAACAGCAAATTTTTAATTTGCTAAAAACCAGGGTAAATATATTTTGTCTCTCTAATAAAATGTTAGAACGATATTCGAGTTTTTTTAAAAAATCAATTGATAATAATAGAATTTGGAATTTTATAGACCTTATTAAGGAGTATCCTATGGTTATTAATAATGAATCTAGTATAGATAATGTATTTCAAATTATGGACCCAATAAAACCGAGATTATATTCTATTTGCTCTTATCCTAAAGTTCATAATGACAAAATACATATTACAGTATTACGTAATCATTTTATAACCAAACTAAATGGCAAAATACAATATGGTTTATGTTCAAATTTTATTTCTCAATTAAAATATGGAGATGCCGTATATTTTTATATATGTAAAAATTATTTATTGAAGTTACCAGAATCTAATAAAGATATAATCTTAATTGGAACAGGAACTGGAATTGCTCCTTTTCGTTCATTTTTATATGAAAGAGAATTCATAGAAGCTAATGGAAAAACTTGGTTATTTTTTGGGAATCAATCTATTCAAAAAGATTTTTTATATAAAAAAGAAATATATCATTGGAAAATGAACGGAATTTTAACTCGTTTAAGTTTAGCTTTTTCTAGGGATCAAAAAACAAAGGTATATATACATCATAAAATATGGAAAAACAGAATAGATTTTTTTCATTGGATGAATCAGGGAGCATATATATTTATTTGTGGAAAAAAGAATCCTATGAGTATAGAAGTTGACAATATAATATCAATGGTTATACAAAAAGTAGGACGAATTTCTCCAGAAAAATTTATAAAAAAAATGAAATTAGAAAAAAGATATTTAAAATCTGTGTATTAA
- the cysK gene encoding cysteine synthase A, translating to MKVDCILQTIGNTPHVRLSRLFPYHEVWMKLEKNNPGGSIKDRIALSMIEHAEEQGILKKGYLIIEPTSGNTGIGLSIVSTVKKYKLILVMPESMSIERRKLLSILGAKFVLTPKEQGMNGAIKKANELVKIYPNSWMPKQFDNIDNTNTHKNNTAKEIIEDFPNGIDYFITGVGTGGHITGIGEKLKKKFPKIKIFAVEPTESPVIFGGCSNPHELQGLGAGFIPSILNTKILNGTLLVSKKDAFYFVRQIAKKEGILVGISTGAVLSAINQKLNTIPMGSIILTLNYDTGERYLSVKDLF from the coding sequence ATGAAAGTAGATTGTATTTTACAAACTATTGGAAATACTCCACATGTAAGACTTTCTAGACTTTTTCCATATCATGAAGTTTGGATGAAATTAGAAAAAAATAATCCAGGTGGAAGTATTAAAGATAGAATTGCTTTATCAATGATAGAACATGCTGAAGAACAAGGTATATTAAAAAAAGGATATTTAATTATAGAACCAACGTCCGGAAATACTGGAATAGGATTATCTATAGTATCTACTGTGAAAAAGTATAAACTTATACTTGTTATGCCTGAATCTATGAGTATTGAAAGACGAAAGTTATTATCTATTTTAGGAGCTAAATTTGTCCTTACTCCTAAAGAACAAGGAATGAATGGGGCTATTAAAAAAGCTAATGAATTAGTTAAAATATATCCTAATTCTTGGATGCCAAAACAGTTTGATAATATTGATAATACAAACACACATAAAAATAATACTGCTAAAGAAATTATAGAAGATTTTCCAAATGGAATAGATTATTTTATTACTGGAGTTGGAACTGGTGGCCACATAACTGGAATAGGGGAAAAATTAAAAAAAAAATTTCCTAAAATAAAAATATTTGCTGTGGAACCTACAGAATCTCCAGTGATATTTGGAGGATGTTCAAATCCTCATGAGTTACAAGGATTAGGAGCAGGATTTATTCCTAGTATTTTAAATACTAAAATATTAAATGGAACGTTATTGGTCTCTAAAAAAGATGCATTTTATTTTGTTAGACAAATTGCAAAAAAAGAAGGAATATTAGTAGGCATTTCTACAGGGGCTGTATTATCTGCTATAAATCAAAAACTTAATACAATACCAATGGGTTCAATAATTTTAACATTAAATTATGATACAGGGGAAAGATATTTATCAGTCAAAGATTTATTTTAA
- a CDS encoding serine O-acetyltransferase has product MYDLDFLKQLNKRKQIQCLFPNKTQSEKFVEDLFHFLFIPDTSVVQKINFLIKNYQNLQERLSNILIHINLSKIEANKKSKIFFKIIPKLYQTLMIDANAILNFDPAAESIEEILLSYPGFFATALYRIAHQLWILKIPILPRLITEYAHSKTGIDIHASAKIGQAFVIDHGTGIVIGSSTEIGDQVKIYQGVTLGAIQVDKKLANKKRHPTIENQVIIYSGATILGGDTVIGHDSILGGNVWVTNSIPPFSIVYQTNKIKMRDNSPFPDPINYVI; this is encoded by the coding sequence ATGTATGATTTAGATTTTTTAAAACAACTTAATAAAAGAAAACAAATTCAATGTTTGTTTCCAAATAAAACACAATCAGAAAAATTTGTAGAAGATTTATTTCATTTTCTTTTTATTCCTGATACAAGTGTTGTACAAAAAATTAATTTTTTGATAAAAAATTATCAAAACTTACAAGAAAGACTGTCTAATATTTTAATTCATATAAATTTATCTAAAATAGAGGCTAATAAAAAATCTAAAATTTTCTTTAAAATTATTCCTAAACTTTATCAAACATTGATGATAGATGCTAATGCAATATTAAATTTTGATCCAGCTGCTGAATCGATAGAAGAAATATTATTATCTTATCCTGGGTTTTTTGCAACAGCATTATATAGAATTGCTCATCAATTATGGATATTAAAAATACCAATACTTCCTAGATTGATCACAGAATATGCGCATAGTAAAACTGGAATAGATATTCATGCATCTGCCAAAATAGGACAAGCATTTGTTATAGATCATGGAACAGGAATTGTTATAGGATCTAGCACAGAAATTGGAGATCAAGTAAAAATTTATCAAGGAGTTACTTTAGGAGCTATTCAAGTCGATAAAAAATTAGCTAATAAAAAAAGACATCCAACTATAGAAAATCAAGTGATTATATATTCTGGAGCAACAATTTTAGGGGGGGACACTGTAATTGGACATGATAGTATTCTTGGTGGAAATGTTTGGGTAACAAATAGTATCCCACCTTTTTCTATTGTATATCAAACAAATAAAATTAAAATGAGAGATAATAGTCCTTTTCCAGATCCTATTAATTATGTGATATGA
- a CDS encoding NADP-dependent isocitrate dehydrogenase: protein MKKILVNQPIVEINGDEMARVIWKYIKNYFIYPYLDIKIIYFDLGIKNRDFTNDTITIDAANAIKKYNVGIKCATITPDKERMKEFNLKKMWKSPNGTIRNIIDGTIFREPIITKNIPSVIPNWKNPICIARHAYADQYNSIEFRVKEKGKLYLYFVPDKNNNNSQKLEIFHFHNPGVSLGMYNTDKSIHQFARSCFLYSIKKKYPLFLSTKNTILQSYDGRYKDIFNTVYQQEFLYIFKKLHITYEHRLIDDMIAYVIRSNGGFVWACKNYDGDVQSDAIAQGFGSLGMMTSLLLNENILESEAAHGTITRHYKLYKKGQKTSTNPIASIFSWTNGLKHRAMLDNNNKLKIFASKLEESCIEVIESGKMTKDLFKLAYYNNNNTIKNNNKQAINNHYLDTESFLNAIKTNFENKLDCF from the coding sequence ATGAAAAAAATATTAGTAAATCAACCAATAGTAGAAATTAATGGGGATGAAATGGCAAGAGTAATATGGAAATATATTAAAAACTATTTTATATATCCTTATTTAGATATTAAAATAATATATTTTGATCTTGGTATAAAAAATAGAGATTTTACAAATGATACCATTACTATAGATGCAGCTAATGCAATTAAAAAATATAATGTTGGAATAAAATGTGCTACAATTACTCCAGATAAAGAAAGAATGAAGGAATTTAATTTAAAAAAAATGTGGAAATCTCCTAATGGTACAATAAGAAATATAATTGATGGAACAATATTTAGAGAACCAATTATAACAAAAAATATTCCTAGTGTAATTCCAAATTGGAAAAATCCTATTTGTATTGCTCGTCATGCGTATGCAGATCAATATAACTCAATTGAGTTTCGTGTAAAAGAAAAAGGAAAATTATACCTATATTTTGTTCCAGACAAAAATAATAACAATTCACAAAAACTTGAAATTTTTCACTTTCACAATCCAGGAGTTAGTTTGGGAATGTATAACACTGATAAATCTATACATCAATTTGCACGTTCTTGTTTTTTATATTCTATTAAAAAAAAATATCCACTTTTTCTTTCAACAAAAAATACTATACTACAATCATATGATGGTAGATATAAAGATATTTTTAATACTGTATATCAACAAGAATTTTTGTACATATTTAAAAAACTACATATTACTTATGAACATCGTTTGATTGATGATATGATAGCATATGTTATCAGATCTAATGGAGGATTTGTTTGGGCATGTAAAAATTATGATGGAGATGTTCAATCAGATGCAATTGCTCAAGGATTTGGATCATTAGGAATGATGACATCTTTATTATTAAATGAGAATATTTTAGAATCTGAAGCTGCACATGGAACAATTACAAGACATTATAAATTATATAAAAAAGGTCAAAAAACATCAACTAATCCAATAGCATCTATTTTTTCTTGGACCAATGGATTAAAACATAGAGCTATGTTAGATAACAATAACAAATTAAAAATTTTTGCTTCAAAACTAGAAGAATCATGTATAGAAGTTATAGAATCTGGCAAAATGACTAAAGATTTATTTAAATTAGCTTATTATAATAATAATAATACAATCAAAAATAATAATAAACAAGCAATCAATAATCATTATCTAGATACAGAATCTTTTTTAAATGCAATTAAAACAAATTTTGAAAACAAATTAGATTGTTTTTAA
- a CDS encoding acyl-CoA synthetase family protein, giving the protein MEHNQFNLNNGILIDFKYNKIFTKIVDNTHHLYSWKESILSFINIWNNPCTELINCTSSGTTGIKKNIVLNKKYIYDSANSMVQFLKLNRTNILGLLCLSPEYIASKIFLIRSIIFKWKIYCIPPSSNPLQNIATYFDISSMVPMQVLYSIKELYKIQILLIGGTEITRNLEKKLQTVSTSCYHTYGLTETAGAIAIRKANGLNKSNYYTLLLNNINLKLDYRNCLKINYDKMYYQTSIQTNDIVNLLYKNEFIWIGRYDNIINSGGIKISPEVVEKQISYYIPDKKFIISSIPDKILGEKLILLIEGSYCDLKIPHYFFTGYKKYWKPKHIYFIQNFLDKFLIKFKRKNIREHIIKMLKTI; this is encoded by the coding sequence ATGGAACATAACCAATTTAATTTAAATAATGGAATTTTAATTGATTTTAAATACAATAAAATATTTACTAAAATAGTTGATAACACTCATCATTTATACTCTTGGAAAGAATCTATTTTATCATTTATAAATATTTGGAATAATCCATGTACAGAATTAATAAATTGTACTTCTTCTGGTACTACTGGTATAAAAAAAAATATTGTACTAAATAAAAAATATATATATGATTCTGCTAATAGTATGGTACAATTTTTAAAATTAAATAGAACTAACATATTAGGACTATTATGTTTATCTCCTGAATATATTGCTAGTAAAATATTTTTAATTCGTTCTATTATTTTTAAATGGAAAATATATTGTATTCCACCGTCTTCTAATCCATTACAAAATATTGCAACATATTTTGATATTTCTTCTATGGTACCTATGCAAGTATTATATAGCATTAAAGAATTATATAAAATACAAATTCTTTTAATAGGAGGAACAGAAATTACTAGAAATTTAGAAAAAAAATTACAAACAGTGTCAACAAGTTGTTATCATACTTATGGGTTAACAGAAACAGCAGGTGCTATAGCTATAAGAAAAGCTAATGGATTGAACAAAAGTAATTATTATACATTATTATTAAATAATATCAATTTAAAATTAGATTATAGAAATTGTCTGAAAATTAACTATGATAAAATGTATTATCAAACTTCAATACAAACAAATGACATAGTAAATTTACTTTATAAAAATGAATTTATATGGATAGGAAGATATGATAATATAATTAATAGTGGTGGAATTAAAATTAGTCCTGAAGTAGTAGAAAAACAAATATCATATTATATTCCTGATAAAAAATTTATAATTTCTTCAATTCCAGATAAGATTTTAGGAGAAAAACTGATATTATTGATAGAAGGTTCTTATTGTGATTTAAAAATACCACATTATTTTTTTACAGGATATAAAAAATATTGGAAACCTAAACATATTTATTTTATACAAAATTTTTTAGACAAATTTTTGATTAAGTTTAAAAGAAAAAATATTAGAGAACATATTATAAAAATGTTAAAAACAATCTAA
- a CDS encoding enolase C-terminal domain-like protein has translation MKSFLKKKIFFFKKNIINSKIIFNKCVIWFLIIKVKHKISIGECNPIIEENNLEKYEQELVLLSKRINLIQKQEICYYYNYIHYSSIFFGLEQVLLGLTTKFPIFYKSKFTIGEEGIPINYVIWLSKDVNYLINQIKIKYDLGFLSFKIKINLEYFENQYKALKQINHIYPTIKVIIDANECFNNYKIALFYIKKLESINIIHSIEQPIKSNNWNDMAKICHNSKIPITLDEELFSVNEITKKKNLLDIINPKYIVLRPNLNWGFNGVKEWILEAEKRNINWKISSSLETTIGMNVISQWLYYIFLNKQNIKYSYYNSSYSTIHHGLIIKHFVNDILLPLKMKNGYLFCKYDKTTWNITNLI, from the coding sequence ATGAAATCTTTTTTAAAAAAGAAAATATTTTTTTTTAAAAAAAATATTATTAATTCAAAAATAATATTTAATAAATGCGTTATTTGGTTTTTAATTATAAAAGTAAAACATAAAATTAGTATAGGAGAATGTAACCCTATAATAGAGGAAAATAATTTAGAAAAGTATGAACAAGAATTAGTTCTTCTTTCTAAAAGAATAAATTTAATTCAAAAACAAGAAATATGTTATTATTATAATTATATTCATTACTCATCCATTTTTTTTGGGTTAGAACAAGTTTTATTAGGATTAACAACAAAATTTCCAATTTTTTATAAATCTAAATTTACAATAGGCGAAGAAGGAATTCCTATAAATTATGTAATATGGTTAAGTAAAGACGTAAATTATTTAATAAATCAAATTAAAATAAAATATGATTTAGGATTTTTATCATTTAAAATAAAAATTAATTTAGAATACTTTGAAAATCAATATAAGGCATTAAAACAAATAAATCATATTTATCCTACTATAAAAGTGATTATTGATGCAAATGAATGTTTTAATAATTATAAAATTGCTTTATTTTATATAAAAAAATTAGAATCAATAAATATTATTCATTCTATTGAACAACCTATTAAATCTAATAATTGGAATGACATGGCTAAAATTTGCCATAATTCTAAAATTCCTATTACATTAGATGAAGAACTATTTTCAGTTAATGAAATAACTAAAAAAAAAAACTTATTAGATATAATAAATCCTAAATATATAGTATTAAGACCAAATCTAAATTGGGGTTTTAATGGAGTTAAAGAATGGATATTAGAAGCAGAAAAAAGAAACATTAATTGGAAAATAAGTTCTTCTTTAGAAACTACAATAGGAATGAATGTTATATCTCAATGGTTATACTATATTTTTCTTAATAAACAAAATATAAAATATAGCTATTATAATAGCAGTTATAGCACTATTCATCATGGATTGATTATAAAACATTTTGTGAATGATATTTTATTACCATTAAAAATGAAAAATGGATATCTATTTTGTAAATATGATAAAACAACATGGAACATAACCAATTTAATTTAA
- a CDS encoding metal-dependent hydrolase, with product MIIQFLSHSTCLLKIDKFYLLIDPFLSKNPIFKNNDYHKYFNNIDVIHYILVSHAHFDHVCDVEYFAKKYHSTIISNYEISMFFEKKGLITYGINYGAFINFPFGKIKYIWATHSSVFNDGTYGGNPGGFLLSTIDKKNIYFAGDTALHYDMMLLPRFVTLDLSILPIGGRYTMDYEEAIIAAELLKSNKILGVHYNTFSDIKIDNKIVKNQFLKKGIKLFLLKTGEKILI from the coding sequence ATGATAATTCAATTTTTATCACACAGTACTTGTTTATTAAAAATAGATAAATTTTATTTATTAATAGATCCTTTTTTATCAAAAAATCCTATTTTCAAAAATAATGATTATCATAAATATTTTAATAATATTGATGTAATACATTATATTTTAGTAAGTCATGCACATTTTGATCATGTTTGTGATGTAGAATATTTTGCAAAAAAATATCACTCAACTATTATATCCAATTATGAAATTTCTATGTTTTTTGAAAAAAAAGGATTGATAACTTATGGAATAAATTATGGAGCCTTTATTAATTTTCCATTTGGAAAAATAAAATATATTTGGGCAACTCATTCTAGTGTTTTCAATGATGGAACTTATGGTGGAAATCCAGGTGGTTTTTTATTATCTACAATAGACAAAAAAAATATATATTTTGCTGGAGATACAGCTTTACATTATGATATGATGTTACTTCCTAGATTTGTAACATTAGATCTTTCTATTTTACCTATAGGTGGTAGATATACTATGGATTATGAAGAAGCAATTATAGCTGCTGAATTATTAAAATCTAATAAAATATTAGGAGTTCATTATAATACTTTTTCCGATATTAAAATTGATAATAAAATTGTAAAAAATCAATTTTTAAAAAAAGGAATCAAACTTTTTTTATTAAAAACTGGTGAAAAAATATTGATTTAA
- the menA gene encoding 1,4-dihydroxy-2-naphthoate octaprenyltransferase, which translates to MKINKWMYVIRLHTLCLSFSGITLSFLISKSRVYVNLITYLLSLLTALSLQILSNISNYYGDNIKILYAKYNNLDRKINSNGLISLKQIINAIKLFSLLSFLFGLILIINSIDFLKNFYIFFLYFLGILICIYSSINYSIGHNPYGYRRLGDLFVMIFFGIVSINGSYFLYTTRLSLDIFLLSLSIGFMNVAVLNINNIRDIETDLKHNKLTIANLLGNQYAKIYHIILIILSVIIGIIFIIMNNKNYFYHCILFTLIILLLIDHINCMLKITNIQYFNLELKKLIVIIVLYTIIIGFGCFL; encoded by the coding sequence ATGAAAATAAATAAATGGATGTATGTTATTCGTTTACATACTTTATGTTTATCATTTTCTGGAATTACTTTAAGTTTTTTAATTTCTAAGTCTAGGGTATATGTAAATTTGATAACTTATTTATTATCTTTATTAACAGCATTATCTCTACAGATTTTATCGAATATTTCTAATTATTATGGAGATAATATAAAAATATTATATGCAAAATATAATAATTTAGATAGAAAAATAAATTCAAATGGATTAATCTCATTGAAACAAATCATAAATGCTATTAAATTATTTTCTTTATTATCTTTTTTATTTGGATTAATATTAATTATCAATTCTATTGATTTTTTGAAAAATTTTTATATTTTTTTTTTATATTTTTTAGGTATTTTAATATGTATTTATAGTTCTATAAATTATTCTATTGGACATAATCCATATGGATATAGAAGACTAGGTGATTTATTTGTAATGATATTTTTTGGAATAGTATCTATTAATGGAAGTTATTTTTTATACACAACAAGACTATCTTTAGATATATTTTTATTATCATTATCAATAGGATTTATGAATGTCGCTGTTTTAAATATAAATAATATAAGAGATATTGAAACAGATTTAAAACATAATAAATTGACTATAGCTAATTTATTAGGTAATCAATATGCTAAAATATATCATATTATATTAATTATATTATCTGTAATAATAGGAATAATTTTTATTATAATGAATAATAAAAATTATTTTTATCATTGTATATTATTTACGTTAATAATATTATTATTGATTGATCATATCAATTGTATGTTAAAAATAACAAATATTCAATATTTTAATTTAGAATTGAAAAAATTAATTGTAATAATAGTTTTGTATACTATCATTATTGGATTTGGATGTTTTTTATAA
- the menB gene encoding 1,4-dihydroxy-2-naphthoyl-CoA synthase: MSNINWITIKTYKDIRFFLWKGISKIEIHRPKCHNAFRVETVDEMIDAINICKNRTDIDIVIITGYGNKSFCSGGDQKTRGLGGYLGQDGIPRLNILDFYKKIRELPKPVIAMVNGYSIGGGHVLHVVCDLTIASDNAIFSQVGPKVGSFDGGFGSSYLARIIGQKKAREMWFLSRQYSAKEALQMGLINKVVPLKDLEKITLNWCQIIQKRSPMSLRMIKRCLNAELDGQHGLMQLAGDATLMFYLTEESQEGKNAFLEKRNPNFKKFKKFL; the protein is encoded by the coding sequence ATGTCAAATATAAATTGGATTACAATAAAAACATATAAAGATATTAGATTTTTTTTATGGAAAGGAATATCTAAAATAGAGATTCATAGACCAAAATGTCATAATGCTTTTCGTGTAGAAACAGTAGATGAAATGATTGATGCTATAAATATATGTAAAAATAGAACAGATATTGATATAGTAATAATTACTGGATATGGCAATAAATCATTTTGTTCTGGAGGTGATCAAAAAACTAGAGGGTTAGGTGGATATCTTGGTCAAGATGGTATTCCTAGATTAAATATTTTAGATTTTTATAAAAAAATACGTGAACTACCAAAACCAGTAATTGCCATGGTTAATGGATATTCAATAGGAGGTGGACATGTATTACATGTAGTTTGTGATTTAACAATAGCATCTGATAATGCAATTTTTAGTCAAGTAGGACCTAAAGTAGGGTCTTTTGATGGAGGATTTGGATCTTCCTATTTAGCAAGAATTATCGGGCAAAAAAAAGCAAGAGAAATGTGGTTTTTATCTCGTCAATATTCTGCAAAAGAAGCATTACAAATGGGATTAATCAATAAAGTAGTACCTTTAAAAGATTTAGAAAAAATTACGTTAAATTGGTGTCAAATAATTCAAAAAAGAAGTCCTATGTCTTTAAGAATGATTAAAAGATGTTTAAATGCAGAATTAGATGGACAACATGGATTAATGCAATTAGCAGGAGATGCTACTTTAATGTTTTATCTTACAGAAGAATCTCAAGAGGGTAAAAATGCTTTTTTAGAAAAAAGAAATCCAAATTTTAAAAAATTTAAAAAATTTTTATGA
- the nhaD gene encoding sodium:proton antiporter NhaD codes for MESFMILVFIIGYLLLITADYLTFLNKSILSILMASCLWGIIFYFQIPVFQLEKNLIIWNTPNNLLLFHIGKVSEIVFFLIGAMSIICIIDIYSGFDALKNVFFSNTTKRKFLWIINILSFFLSAIIDNLTATIVIITLLRKIILNDKERLYYLGAIIISANAGGVWSPIGDITTTMLWISNKVTTYNIIQKIFFPSILCMSISTFIISRYSIFNGQLKISDNHFSNRELKTGIIVFQMGLLMILIVPILKTFIGIPPYMGMMFTFSLLYTILNIPKQIISIETIFNKIDFSSILFFLGILLSISSLESIGVLYQLSNWINNSILEWKPTTLLFGLISSIIDNVPLVASTISMFSYPLNHEFWNFIAYTSGTGGSLLLIGSASGVAAMGMEKINFFWYLKYISYLALIGYISGFIYMLI; via the coding sequence ATGGAATCTTTTATGATTTTAGTTTTTATTATTGGTTATTTATTATTAATAACAGCAGATTATTTAACATTTTTAAATAAATCTATTTTATCCATATTAATGGCATCTTGTTTATGGGGAATAATTTTTTATTTTCAAATTCCAGTTTTTCAATTAGAAAAAAATTTAATAATATGGAATACTCCTAATAATTTACTCCTATTCCATATAGGAAAAGTTTCGGAAATTGTTTTTTTTCTAATAGGAGCGATGTCTATAATTTGTATTATAGATATATATTCTGGATTTGATGCTTTAAAAAATGTATTTTTTTCTAATACTACTAAAAGAAAATTTTTATGGATTATAAATATTTTATCATTTTTTTTATCTGCCATTATAGATAATCTTACAGCTACTATTGTAATTATTACTTTATTAAGGAAAATTATTTTAAATGATAAAGAAAGATTATATTATTTAGGTGCTATTATAATATCAGCTAATGCTGGAGGGGTATGGTCCCCAATAGGGGATATTACTACAACTATGTTATGGATATCTAATAAAGTAACAACTTATAATATAATACAAAAAATATTTTTTCCATCTATATTATGTATGAGTATATCAACTTTTATAATATCTAGATATTCTATTTTTAATGGACAACTTAAAATATCAGATAATCATTTTTCTAATAGAGAATTAAAAACTGGAATTATTGTATTTCAAATGGGATTGTTAATGATATTAATTGTACCAATATTAAAAACATTTATAGGAATTCCACCTTATATGGGAATGATGTTTACTTTTAGTCTTTTATATACAATTCTTAATATTCCTAAACAAATCATTTCTATAGAAACAATTTTTAATAAAATTGATTTTTCCAGTATATTATTTTTTTTAGGAATTTTACTTTCTATTTCTTCATTAGAATCAATTGGCGTATTATATCAATTATCAAATTGGATTAATAATTCTATATTAGAATGGAAACCAACTACATTATTATTTGGATTAATATCATCTATTATAGATAATGTTCCATTAGTTGCTTCTACGATATCTATGTTTTCTTATCCATTAAATCATGAATTTTGGAATTTTATAGCTTATACTTCAGGTACAGGTGGTAGTTTATTATTAATAGGATCTGCTTCAGGTGTTGCTGCTATGGGAATGGAAAAAATAAATTTTTTTTGGTATTTAAAATATATTAGTTATTTAGCTTTAATAGGATATATATCTGGATTTATATATATGTTAATTTAA